Below is a genomic region from Trichocoleus sp. FACHB-46.
ACGATTAACGGGCTGTCTAAAACCTACAGTGTCACGGGATGGCGAGTCGGTTATATTCTGGCAAGCCCAGAACTAACGGGAGCCATTCGCAAAGTTCATGATTTTCTCACCGTTGGTGCGCCTGCGCCTTTGCAACGGGCAGGAGTGGCAGCAATGCAACTACCACCGCAGTACTACGAGGATTTGGCATCGCTCTATGCGCAGAAACGAGAGCTGATTTTGCAAACCCTGGATGATATAGGAATTCCTTACTTTACACCTCAGGGAGCCTATTATGTTTGGGCAGATATTTCTCGCTTTGGCTACCCATCGGATGTTGAATTCACTCACCACCTGATTAAAGAAATTGGGGTTGCGGTGGTTCCCGGTTCCAGTTTCTTTAGCGACCCCAAAAGTGGTCATTCATATATTCGGTTTTGTTTTAGTAAGTAAATTTAGCAAACTGTAGGGGCGGGTTTAACAAACCAATCTGCACCTTGCAATGGATTTGACGGCAAAACTCGCCCCTACCAAATATCGAACTTATTTAATTCC
It encodes:
- a CDS encoding aminotransferase class I/II-fold pyridoxal phosphate-dependent enzyme; the protein is MNTPLNPLGKVFTRTELTLIAELCQKWDVLAFTDEIYEHILYDGVKHVALATLPGMEDRTVTINGLSKTYSVTGWRVGYILASPELTGAIRKVHDFLTVGAPAPLQRAGVAAMQLPPQYYEDLASLYAQKRELILQTLDDIGIPYFTPQGAYYVWADISRFGYPSDVEFTHHLIKEIGVAVVPGSSFFSDPKSGHSYIRFCFSK